A DNA window from Arachis hypogaea cultivar Tifrunner chromosome 18, arahy.Tifrunner.gnm2.J5K5, whole genome shotgun sequence contains the following coding sequences:
- the LOC112770231 gene encoding uncharacterized protein: protein MRILTWNCRGLRRPLTIHNLKGISQSYSPELVFICETKNQTRKVEAKLRSCGFSHWHIVNPNGIAGGLVMAWKEGCNIKVTSNSSFYIQAIVKDMANNEKWSIIGVHLSYSEQVRTTQFQEISAIVGQNQGGIALLSDFNSITTLEKKAGGGDTSLSSMTAFNLFIDGIDLVDLGMIGRQYTWSNRRAENELIQKRLDRKAIETLKARLEEIRTTGICSGTEIHEIESKLEKAYLNEEMYWKEKSRVKWVREGDRNTAFFHRKFKVRTMGNKIWRLVGGNGEVVSFQADIAGVAEEYFTGIFSSTNQEDLEPFLADFEPKVTTFINRRLQNQCQTKKLRGMPSAFILKVPQETTE from the exons ATGAGGATTCTTACATGGAATTGTCGGGGTTTGAGGAGACCCCTGACAATCCATAACCTCAAAGGGATATCTCAATCCTACTCCCCCGAGTTGGTTTTTATTTGTGAAACCAAAAACCAAACTCGAAAGGTGGAAGCGAAGTTGAGGTCGTGTGGTTTTAGTCATTGGCATATTGTTAACCCAAATGGTATTGCTGGAGGCCTGGTCATGGCGTGGAAAGAAGGGTGCAATATTAAAGTTACCAGCAATTCCAGTTTCTATATCCAAGCTATAGTGAAGGATATGGCAAACAATGAGAAATGGAGTATAATTGGAGTTCATCTTAGCTATAGTGAACAAGTAAGAACAACCCAATTTCAAGAGATCTCGGCGATAGTGGGTCAGAATCAGGGAGGAATAGCTCTCTTGAGTGATTTTAATTCAATCACTACACTAGAGAAAAAAGCGGGGGGTGGCGACACGTCTTTATCATCTATGACAGCCTTCAATCTCTTCATTGATGGCATTGATCTGGTGGATCTAGGTATGATCGGAAGACAATACACTTGGAGCAATAGGAGGGCAGAGAATGAATTGATCCAAAAACGTTTAGACAGA AAGGCGATTGAGACACTTAAGGCCCGACTGGAGGAAATAAGGACAACAGGGATATGCAGCGGAACCGAGATCCATGAGATTGAATCGAAGCTTGAAAAGGCATACCTAAATGAAGAAATGTATTGGAAGGAGAAGTCCCGGGTCAAGTGGGTTAGAGAAGGGGACAGGAACACAGCATTCTTTCACAGAAAGTTCAAAGTGCGTACAATGGGGAATAAAATCTGGCGACTAGTGGGAGGAAACGGGGAAGTGGTATCCTTTCAAGCTGACATTGCAGGAGTGGCTGAGGAATATTTTACAGGCATTTTTTCATCTACCAATCAGGAGGATCTAGAGCCTTTTCTTGCTGATTTTGAGCCTAAGGTTACAACTTTCATAAACCGTAGGCTACAAAACCAGTGTCAGACCAAGAAATTAAGAGGGATGCCTTCGGCGTTCATCCTCAAAGTGCCCCAGGAGACGACAGAATGA